A single window of Mycolicibacterium madagascariense DNA harbors:
- a CDS encoding Na+/H+ antiporter subunit D, whose amino-acid sequence MTGQMLAPLPTVIPMLAAAATLFAGRRPRLQRAIAVAALATVVAVCAALVYLADHDGTIAVQVGGWGQTVTGAGPLGITLVVDRLSALMLLVSSIVLLAVVFYAIGQGIRDGDERQPVSIFLPTYLVLSAGVCTAFLAGDLFNLFVGFEVLLSASFVLLTIGASTDRVRAGIAYVMVSMVSSLIFLIGLAMIYAATGTLNMAELSVRLADVPSGTRSAMFAVLMVAFGIKAAVFPLSTWLPDSYPTAPAPVTAVFAGLLTKVGVYAIIRAHSLLFPGGALDHVLLVAALVTMLVGIFGAIAQSDVKRLLSFTLVSHIGYMVFGIALGSQLGMSGAIYYVAHHIVVQTTLFLVVGLIERQAGASTLQRLGGLATASPLLGLVFIVPALNLGGIPPFSGFIGKVALLEAGARAASPLAWLLVGGSVVTSLLTLYVMARVWTKAFWRARVDAPEGALADLGPSALLDDSDEDIDYSDRDDVGRMPIGMLVPTGALIAVGLALTVFAGPIFGYAERAATEVLDRSQYTSAVLRP is encoded by the coding sequence GCGGCGACGCTGTTCGCCGGCCGACGGCCGCGACTGCAGCGCGCCATCGCCGTGGCGGCGCTGGCCACGGTGGTGGCCGTGTGCGCGGCGCTGGTCTACCTGGCCGACCACGACGGCACCATCGCGGTCCAGGTCGGCGGCTGGGGGCAGACGGTAACCGGGGCGGGTCCGCTGGGCATCACGCTGGTGGTCGACCGACTGTCGGCGCTCATGCTGCTGGTCTCGTCGATCGTGTTGCTGGCGGTGGTGTTCTACGCCATCGGGCAGGGCATTCGCGACGGCGACGAGCGTCAGCCGGTGTCGATCTTCCTCCCCACCTACCTGGTGCTCTCCGCGGGCGTGTGCACGGCGTTCCTGGCCGGAGACCTGTTCAACCTCTTCGTCGGCTTCGAGGTGCTGCTGTCGGCGAGCTTCGTGCTGCTGACCATCGGCGCCAGCACCGATCGGGTACGGGCGGGCATCGCGTACGTAATGGTGTCGATGGTGTCGTCGCTGATCTTCCTGATCGGCCTGGCGATGATCTACGCGGCGACGGGCACGCTGAACATGGCCGAGTTGTCCGTGCGCCTGGCCGACGTGCCGTCGGGCACCAGGAGCGCGATGTTCGCCGTGCTGATGGTCGCGTTCGGCATCAAGGCCGCCGTGTTCCCGCTGTCGACGTGGCTGCCCGACTCCTACCCCACTGCGCCCGCCCCGGTCACCGCGGTCTTCGCGGGCCTGCTGACGAAAGTCGGTGTCTACGCGATCATTCGGGCCCACTCGCTGCTGTTCCCCGGCGGAGCGCTCGACCACGTCCTGCTAGTGGCCGCGCTGGTGACGATGCTGGTGGGCATCTTCGGCGCGATCGCGCAGAGCGACGTCAAGCGACTGCTGTCGTTCACGTTGGTGAGCCACATCGGCTACATGGTGTTCGGCATCGCGCTCGGCAGCCAGCTCGGCATGTCGGGAGCGATCTACTACGTGGCCCACCACATCGTCGTGCAGACCACGCTCTTCCTCGTCGTCGGTCTGATCGAACGGCAGGCGGGCGCGTCGACGCTGCAGCGGCTGGGTGGACTCGCCACGGCCAGTCCGCTGCTGGGGTTGGTGTTCATCGTGCCCGCCCTCAATCTCGGTGGTATACCGCCGTTCTCGGGGTTCATCGGCAAGGTCGCACTGCTCGAGGCGGGCGCTCGGGCCGCGTCACCGCTGGCGTGGCTCCTGGTGGGCGGCAGCGTCGTGACGAGTCTGCTGACCCTGTACGTGATGGCGCGGGTCTGGACCAAGGCGTTCTGGCGGGCGCGGGTCGACGCTCCGGAGGGTGCGCTGGCCGACCTGGGACCCTCGGCGCTGCTCGACGATTCCGACGAGGACATCGACTACTCCGACCGCGACGACGTCGGCCGCATGCCGATCGGCATGCTGGTCCCGACCGGGGCGCTCATCGCGGTGGGTCTGGCGCTGACCGTCTTCGCCGGGCCGATCTTCGGCTACGCCGAGCGCGCGGCGACCGAGGTGCTCGACCGCAGCCAGTACACGTCGGCGGTGCTGCGGCCATGA
- a CDS encoding class I SAM-dependent methyltransferase, producing MTRTDDDDWDVTESVGATALGVAMARAAETSSATPLFVDQYAQWFIDAAIERGWRSPFDAQALAEADPEVAERIRERAQSIFGYAAVRTKHLDDFFLEAGAAGITQVVILAAGLDARAWRLPWTSDTVVFELDQPRVLDFKAETLRAHGAEPSARHVAVAVDLRQDWPTALQQNGFDPSRPTSWLAEGLLPYLPAAAQDLLFDRIQALSAADSRIAVEAFSPTFFDPEHQRRRREDMAKLRAAAGAAEDATPDVTALFYNEPRADVADWLRSHGWDVSTETTATLMARHKPHLSRDLQNPDSIFVEGRRLTGP from the coding sequence ATGACGAGAACTGACGACGACGACTGGGACGTCACCGAGAGCGTCGGCGCCACGGCACTGGGCGTCGCGATGGCGCGGGCCGCCGAAACCAGTTCAGCGACACCACTGTTCGTCGACCAGTACGCACAGTGGTTCATCGATGCCGCCATCGAGCGCGGCTGGCGGTCGCCGTTCGACGCCCAGGCGCTCGCCGAGGCCGATCCCGAGGTGGCCGAACGCATTCGGGAGCGCGCGCAGTCGATATTCGGCTACGCCGCCGTGCGCACGAAACACCTCGACGACTTCTTCCTCGAGGCGGGCGCAGCCGGCATCACTCAGGTCGTCATCCTCGCGGCGGGTTTGGACGCACGGGCGTGGCGGTTGCCCTGGACGTCCGACACCGTCGTGTTCGAACTCGACCAACCCAGAGTGCTCGACTTCAAGGCCGAGACGCTACGAGCCCACGGCGCCGAGCCCAGCGCCCGCCACGTCGCGGTGGCGGTCGATCTGCGTCAGGATTGGCCAACGGCGTTGCAGCAGAACGGCTTCGACCCGTCACGACCGACGTCCTGGCTCGCCGAGGGACTGCTACCGTATCTGCCTGCGGCGGCCCAGGATCTGCTGTTCGACAGGATCCAGGCGCTGAGCGCGGCCGACAGTCGCATTGCCGTGGAAGCGTTCTCGCCGACCTTCTTCGACCCCGAACACCAACGGCGACGCCGGGAGGACATGGCCAAGCTGCGCGCCGCCGCCGGTGCCGCCGAGGACGCCACCCCCGACGTCACCGCACTCTTCTACAACGAGCCCCGCGCCGACGTCGCCGACTGGCTGCGCTCCCACGGTTGGGACGTCAGCACGGAGACGACGGCCACCCTGATGGCCCGTCACAAGCCGCACCTGTCAAGGGATCTGCAGAATCCCGACAGCATCTTCGTCGAGGGACGTCGGCTCACCGGTCCCTGA
- a CDS encoding Na+/H+ antiporter subunit E, which produces MTRRTLLRLGVLCWLTLVWMLLWGNVSAANVLSGLAVALVITVLLPLPAVPVEGRLHPISLLALVVRVSYYLVASSVQVAWLAVRPGPPPQAAVLRAHLAIKSDFILALAVNVINLIPGSIVLEIDQTRRLIYVHVIDVGSDAAVQKFHRQIADVERLMIASFERDADWEPARRETT; this is translated from the coding sequence ATGACGAGACGAACACTGCTGCGGCTCGGCGTGCTGTGCTGGCTGACGCTGGTGTGGATGCTGTTGTGGGGCAACGTCTCCGCCGCGAACGTGCTCAGCGGTCTGGCCGTCGCGCTGGTGATCACCGTGCTGCTGCCGCTGCCGGCCGTACCCGTCGAGGGTCGGCTGCACCCAATCTCGTTGCTGGCCTTGGTCGTTCGAGTGAGCTACTACCTGGTGGCCTCGTCGGTCCAGGTGGCTTGGCTCGCGGTCAGACCGGGGCCGCCCCCGCAGGCGGCCGTCCTGCGGGCGCACCTGGCGATCAAGTCGGACTTCATCCTGGCGCTGGCCGTCAACGTGATCAACCTGATTCCCGGATCGATCGTGCTGGAGATCGACCAGACGCGGCGGTTGATCTACGTCCACGTCATCGACGTCGGATCCGATGCCGCCGTGCAGAAGTTCCACCGCCAGATCGCCGACGTCGAACGGCTGATGATCGCCTCGTTCGAGCGCGATGCCGATTGGGAGCCGGCACGGAGGGAGACCACGTGA
- the mnhG gene encoding monovalent cation/H(+) antiporter subunit G — protein sequence MTWTGVLDATAATLVLCGSILALTAAIGVVRFPDTLSRMHAATKPQVLGLLLVLLGAAIRLRGHPDVGMLILAGIFTVITAPVVANRVGQLAYREQNYRDDLLTRDEMADHDEN from the coding sequence ATGACGTGGACCGGCGTGCTCGACGCCACCGCCGCCACCCTGGTCCTCTGCGGTTCGATCCTCGCGCTGACCGCTGCGATCGGCGTGGTGCGCTTCCCGGACACGCTGTCCCGCATGCACGCTGCCACCAAGCCGCAGGTGCTCGGCCTCCTGTTGGTCCTGCTGGGAGCCGCGATCCGGCTGCGTGGTCATCCCGACGTGGGCATGCTGATCCTGGCGGGCATCTTCACCGTCATCACCGCGCCGGTGGTCGCCAACCGCGTCGGCCAACTCGCCTACCGCGAACAGAACTACCGTGACGACCTACTGACCAGAGACGAGATGGCCGACCATGACGAGAACTGA
- a CDS encoding monovalent cation/H+ antiporter complex subunit F: protein MNTVWTIAAVLLTAAAGITVYRLLAGPGTLDRLVALDTFVAVTMCAIGTWAAYSLDTTVTYSLTALALISFVGSVSVARFRVRDDADAGEER, encoded by the coding sequence ATGAACACCGTGTGGACCATCGCGGCGGTGCTGCTGACCGCGGCGGCGGGCATCACCGTGTACCGGCTACTGGCGGGACCCGGCACGCTGGATCGGCTGGTCGCGCTCGACACCTTCGTCGCCGTGACGATGTGTGCGATCGGCACGTGGGCCGCCTACAGCCTCGACACCACCGTCACCTACAGCCTGACGGCGCTGGCGCTGATCAGCTTCGTCGGCTCCGTCAGCGTGGCGCGGTTCCGAGTGCGCGACGACGCCGACGCGGGCGAGGAACGATGA
- a CDS encoding LON peptidase substrate-binding domain-containing protein produces the protein MFPLESVRLPGEGLPLRIFEPRYGQLVRECLSGAGEFGVVLIAAGREVGGADVRCDVGSMAHIVESHDFGSGQYLIECEMRERFRVVSWLDDDPYPRADVEPWPDEPGSTVTGADIGVVEDRVMELFERIAAAQNATLPSRAELLGEPEPGQGAGDRLYALASRVPMGQADRYSILEAPSAAARLDALREGVETVAAMIEFQLADGGDAGQT, from the coding sequence ATGTTTCCGCTCGAGTCCGTGCGACTGCCGGGCGAGGGCTTGCCCTTGCGAATCTTCGAACCCCGCTACGGTCAGCTGGTTCGCGAATGCCTGTCTGGCGCAGGAGAATTCGGTGTCGTGCTCATCGCCGCGGGCCGAGAGGTCGGCGGCGCGGACGTGCGCTGTGACGTCGGATCGATGGCCCACATCGTAGAGAGCCACGACTTCGGTAGCGGCCAATACCTCATCGAATGCGAGATGAGAGAACGGTTTCGGGTGGTGTCCTGGCTCGACGACGACCCGTACCCGCGGGCCGACGTCGAGCCATGGCCCGACGAGCCGGGGAGCACCGTCACGGGTGCGGACATCGGCGTCGTCGAGGACCGGGTGATGGAACTGTTCGAGCGCATTGCGGCCGCGCAGAACGCCACCCTGCCGTCGCGCGCCGAACTTCTCGGCGAACCAGAGCCGGGTCAGGGTGCGGGAGATCGGTTGTACGCCTTGGCTTCCCGAGTTCCCATGGGCCAGGCGGATCGCTATTCGATCTTGGAGGCGCCGTCCGCGGCGGCCCGCTTGGACGCGCTGCGCGAAGGCGTCGAGACCGTGGCGGCGATGATCGAATTCCAGCTCGCCGACGGCGGGGATGCGGGCCAGACGTAG